One Campylobacterota bacterium DNA segment encodes these proteins:
- a CDS encoding AAA family ATPase: protein MNITWPAFNRNQLILLVSGGIILLLLLYALLRDGADTVTLDEASRLIETEQIEKAYTDEGYTYLSTKEDGVVRIPSSQLPAELTAHLVIEPKGGSGWGWFFLFFALIGGAGYWAWKNRLGFEEDEIAVQTSGHAPAAAETPESAPATIQPVKSTVRFSDIGGIGDVKEELEEIIDFLRNPKRYYSFGARMPRGVLLVGPPGVGKTMIAKAVAAEADVPFFYQSGASFVQIYVGMGAKRVSELFSAAKKNAPAIIFIDEIDAVGKKRGGERNDEREGTLNQLLTEMDGFEDTSGIVVIAATNNIDVMDAALLRAGRFDRRIFVELPTAGEREAILGKYLRNIPHDLSVAEVARMTVGFNGASLAALANEAALLCLRQKEIQVRMEHFLAVKDKVMFGKKKVAMLSDEQRRYHARYQAGKVFAATWFDLPYEKISLSNDTITPPTAEPLLKHEIEAHVRVHLAGIAASNLRFGEHASNASHDVKAAEELVHAMVYEYGMGGSILPGAEDESKLMERLYQEISALLERNEKIVAKFESILEEYEQISKALAKAAMNEIL from the coding sequence ATGAACATAACCTGGCCCGCGTTTAACCGTAACCAGCTGATCCTCCTCGTTTCGGGGGGAATCATTCTGCTGTTGCTGCTCTATGCGCTGCTGCGCGACGGTGCCGACACGGTCACGCTGGACGAAGCAAGCCGCCTGATCGAAACCGAACAGATCGAAAAAGCTTATACTGACGAGGGATACACCTATCTTTCGACCAAGGAAGACGGCGTGGTACGTATCCCCTCGTCGCAGCTTCCTGCGGAATTGACCGCCCATCTGGTCATCGAACCCAAAGGGGGAAGCGGATGGGGATGGTTTTTCCTCTTCTTTGCGCTGATCGGGGGAGCCGGATACTGGGCATGGAAGAACCGGCTCGGTTTCGAAGAAGACGAGATCGCGGTCCAGACGTCGGGGCACGCCCCCGCTGCGGCCGAAACGCCCGAAAGTGCTCCCGCGACGATCCAGCCGGTCAAATCGACGGTCCGTTTCAGCGATATCGGCGGGATCGGCGACGTCAAAGAAGAGCTCGAAGAGATCATCGATTTTCTCCGTAACCCCAAACGGTATTACAGTTTCGGGGCGCGGATGCCGCGCGGCGTCTTGCTCGTAGGGCCTCCGGGGGTCGGAAAAACGATGATCGCCAAAGCGGTTGCCGCCGAGGCGGATGTGCCGTTTTTCTACCAAAGCGGGGCGTCGTTCGTCCAGATTTACGTCGGGATGGGAGCCAAGCGGGTGAGTGAACTTTTCAGCGCCGCCAAGAAAAATGCCCCCGCGATCATTTTCATCGACGAAATCGACGCCGTCGGCAAAAAGCGGGGCGGAGAACGTAACGACGAACGCGAAGGGACGCTGAACCAGCTCCTGACGGAAATGGACGGGTTCGAAGATACCAGCGGCATCGTCGTCATCGCCGCGACCAACAACATCGACGTCATGGATGCGGCGTTGCTCCGTGCGGGGCGTTTCGACCGCCGAATTTTCGTCGAACTTCCCACCGCCGGCGAGCGCGAAGCGATTCTGGGCAAATACCTTCGCAACATTCCGCACGATCTTTCGGTAGCCGAAGTGGCGCGGATGACGGTCGGCTTCAACGGCGCCTCTTTGGCGGCGCTGGCGAACGAAGCGGCACTGTTGTGTCTGCGCCAAAAAGAGATCCAGGTTCGGATGGAACATTTTCTGGCCGTGAAAGACAAGGTGATGTTCGGGAAAAAGAAAGTGGCGATGCTCAGCGACGAACAGCGACGCTATCACGCCCGTTACCAGGCGGGTAAAGTGTTCGCCGCAACGTGGTTCGATCTGCCGTACGAGAAAATCAGCCTCAGCAACGACACGATTACCCCTCCGACCGCCGAACCGCTCCTCAAACACGAAATCGAAGCGCACGTGCGGGTCCACCTGGCGGGGATCGCGGCCTCGAACCTCCGGTTCGGGGAACACGCCAGCAACGCGTCGCACGACGTCAAAGCCGCCGAAGAACTGGTGCACGCGATGGTTTACGAGTACGGCATGGGCGGCTCAATCCTCCCCGGAGCCGAAGACGAATCCAAGCTTATGGAGCGGCTCTATCAGGAAATTTCGGCCCTTTTGGAACGTAACGAAAAAATCGTTGCCAAATTCGAATCGATC